The sequence below is a genomic window from Fibrobacter succinogenes.
GGTCCTTATGTTGACAAGAGTATGCTCCGAAATGCTCTTGCTCATTGGCTTTTTAGACAGGCAGGCCGTTACAGCCCGCGCACCAAGCATTTTGACTTGTACATCAACGGCGTTTACCGCGGCGTGTACGTGCTCATCGAAAAAATCAAACGTGGCAAGTACCGCGTTGACGTAAGCAAGCTAAAAGAAACCGACATTGCAGGCGATAGCCTTACCGGCGGTTACATTTGGGCATTCGACAAGACCGGAACCAACACCGGTGGCGCAGGCAGTGGCCCAATTGAAAAGGAAGGATTTAGCACTTCTGACGGCTTGAACGTCATTTTGCACTACCCCAAGAAAGAAAACATTCAAAAACAGCAGGAAAACTACCTGAAACAATATTTGAACAATCTTGAAGGCTTGTTCAAGAATGGTGGTAGCGGAAAGGGCTACGACAAGTATGTCGATGTTGGCTCTGCTGTTGACTACGTTTTGCACCAGGAAGTCACCAACAACGCTGACTCCTATTGGTGCAGCTTCTTCTTGTACAAACCCAAAGATAAGGGTGGCAAGAATGGCAAAGAACTCAAAGAAGGCAAAGTTACACTTGGCCCTCCATGGGACTTCAACCTCGCTATGAGCAATGGCAGCCAGCCCGAAAATGGTGGCGGCCAAGGCGGCGGTGGCGGCGGCATGTGGGGTGGCGGCGGCTGGGGCGGTGGCTTCGGTGGCGGCTTTGGCGGCGGCATGGGTGGCTTTAGCAGCTCAGGCAATGGCTGGCAAATTGAAAACAGCATGAAGAGCGGTGGTGGCATGATGGGAAGTTCCTTGAAGGCTCCGAACTGGCTCTTGAAAATGTGGAAAGACGCCGATTACCAGAAAGAACTGAAGGCTCGTTGGGCAGAACTCCGCAGTGGCGTTTGGCACACCAAAACTTTAGACCTCTACTTGGATTCCATGAAGACGTACCTGAAGAGCGCTGCCGACAGAAACTTCAAGCGTTGGCCGAACTTGGGCAAGGCTAGCGGTCAAAACGATCCTGATCCACAGCCGATGAAATTCTGCAACAGCAGTGGTGGTGGCTTTGGCATGGCCATGGGTGGCTACAATGCAACAACTTGGGACGGCGAAGTCGAACATCTCCGCAAAAAGATGAAAGAAAGAATGCAGTGGATGGACGAACAGCTTGGTTTCAAGGAACCGGCACAAGCCATCGTTACCGAACCCATTATTCACGAACCCGATTGGCAAAAGGAACAAGACGAAAAGAATAAAGATTCCATTCCGTTGGGTATCCGCTTTGATGACTTGAGCAGACTGTCTCCGACGAACTTCTTTGTCGTCATTGGCAATTACCTCGAAGTCAATACAGATATCGGTGGAACATTTGCCATTATCGATTTGAACGGCGCCGTCTTGTACAAGACCCGAATCGAAAAGGGAAAGACCACTTTGGAAGTTCCAGCCAAGGCTAGAGACAAGCATTGGATTGCAACGCTTAACGGCAAGATGCTTTCTAAATAAGCTTCTGAACGAGTTCCTCACTTAATAAAAATGCCGGCTCACCGAGAGTCGGCATTTTCCTTTCAAGAAATAATGGATCCCGTCGCTACGCTCCAGGATGACGAGTGTGTAAGGTGATCCCGGAATGGTTCGGCAGGCTCACCAACCTTAATCCGGGGTGACATTGCGTCCGTAATGATAATTACGTGTTCCAGAGCCAGGTGCTGAGGTAACGCTCGCCAGTATCCGGCAAGAGCGCCACAATGCGCTTGCCCTTGAATTCCGGGCGCTTGGCGACGGTGAGGGCGCATTCAAGAGCGGCCCCCGACGAAATCCCGACAAAGATTCCTTCTTCGGCAGCGGCAGCACGAGCGGCATCTCCCGCTTTTTGCGTGCTCGTCAAATAAACTTCGTCAACCACCTTCGGGTCGTAGTTCTTTGGAACAAAGTTTGCGCCGATGCCCTGGATTTTATGCGGGCCCGCAACACCCTTAGAAATCATCGGAGAATCGTCCGGTTCAATAGCAATCACGTAGATGTTCGGATTCTTTTCCTTAAGGAACTTTGCCGTTCCGCTTACGGTTCCGCCCGTGCCTGCGGTAGCGATAAACACATCCACCTTGCCTTCCGTATCACGCCAGATTTCAGGACCGGTCGTGCGGTAATGCGCTTCAGGATTTGCGGGATTGTCGAACTGCTGCGGAATAAAACTCCCCGGATTAGCGGCAGCGATTTCGTTCGCCTTTGCGATGCAGCCCGCCATGCCCTTTGCACCTTCTGTCAACACCACTTCGGCGCCAAGCGATTTCAAAAGCATGCGGCGTTCCATGCTCATGGAATCCGGCATCGTGAGCACGACCTTGTAGCCCTTGACGGCCCCCACATAAGCAAGGCCCACACCCGTGTTACCGCTCGTCGGCTCAATGATGAGCGCGCCCGGCTTGAGCTTGCCTTCTTGTTCAGCACGATTAATCATGTTCAGCGCCACGCGGTCCTTTGCGCTACCGAGCGGGTTGAACATTTCGAGCTTTACATAGACTTCAGCCTCGCCCTTGTTGAGCTTGTTGATGCGCACCAGCGGCGTATTGCCAATCGTTTCGAGAATGTTGTTATAAATAGCCATAAAAAAGTTCTCCGTACTATACGGAGAACAATCTAGTATTTTTTATTTTATTTTGGCTCCGCAAACAATTGATATTCATTTTTGCACAGGTTGCGCTGTTGGCCAACAATCGATTCGAACGATATGCCAGAAAAGTTTTTGACAACACACGTTAAAGCCACCCTTATTGGAATTTCAGACAGGAACACAAAATTATCGACATACATCCCCGCCGATGATTCACACTCCGCTTGAAATAAATCCTTTACCATAGGTGCAGAAGAGCCAATTTTGCCATAAGCCAAGTACACGATTAAGGAGTCCCTATAAAGAATCGTCGATTCAAGATTCGCTTCGCCATCAAACATGAGCGTCGTGAAAACATCAAAATAGCGCACCAAACCACGTTCTTCACTATACAAATCCACATTGCAACGATTAAGAGACGACGTACCTTCAACAAAATAATTCTCTTTTGATGTCGTCCATTCATATTGTGCATAGTCATGCACCATGTGCGATACGCCAGAATATTCATCTTTTACATTTTTAGAGCGGTATGACCACGCAAGACTATCCATAAAAGCTTGTTCGCTTTCTGAAATGACCATCGCCATTGAATCAACATTCGGTTTTATAATAAATAAACGTTTTGCAATGGTATCGACACCATCAACAGAACCCGAAGGCAACTCGGGACGATAATCCACAGAATCCGC
It includes:
- a CDS encoding CotH kinase family protein — translated: MSLAQTYDLPIVFVDTKGKCLDNKVTEKIPATMRVLDGKTNNVADSAKGTFYNIGIKVRGQSSAMFPKPGYGVEVRDSTGEGMDVSLFNLPPADDWVFHGPYVDKSMLRNALAHWLFRQAGRYSPRTKHFDLYINGVYRGVYVLIEKIKRGKYRVDVSKLKETDIAGDSLTGGYIWAFDKTGTNTGGAGSGPIEKEGFSTSDGLNVILHYPKKENIQKQQENYLKQYLNNLEGLFKNGGSGKGYDKYVDVGSAVDYVLHQEVTNNADSYWCSFFLYKPKDKGGKNGKELKEGKVTLGPPWDFNLAMSNGSQPENGGGQGGGGGGMWGGGGWGGGFGGGFGGGMGGFSSSGNGWQIENSMKSGGGMMGSSLKAPNWLLKMWKDADYQKELKARWAELRSGVWHTKTLDLYLDSMKTYLKSAADRNFKRWPNLGKASGQNDPDPQPMKFCNSSGGGFGMAMGGYNATTWDGEVEHLRKKMKERMQWMDEQLGFKEPAQAIVTEPIIHEPDWQKEQDEKNKDSIPLGIRFDDLSRLSPTNFFVVIGNYLEVNTDIGGTFAIIDLNGAVLYKTRIEKGKTTLEVPAKARDKHWIATLNGKMLSK
- the cysK gene encoding cysteine synthase A, which gives rise to MAIYNNILETIGNTPLVRINKLNKGEAEVYVKLEMFNPLGSAKDRVALNMINRAEQEGKLKPGALIIEPTSGNTGVGLAYVGAVKGYKVVLTMPDSMSMERRMLLKSLGAEVVLTEGAKGMAGCIAKANEIAAANPGSFIPQQFDNPANPEAHYRTTGPEIWRDTEGKVDVFIATAGTGGTVSGTAKFLKEKNPNIYVIAIEPDDSPMISKGVAGPHKIQGIGANFVPKNYDPKVVDEVYLTSTQKAGDAARAAAAEEGIFVGISSGAALECALTVAKRPEFKGKRIVALLPDTGERYLSTWLWNT